A window of Azospirillaceae bacterium genomic DNA:
CCGTGGGCGTTGATCCGGCCGAGGCCGCGATGGCCTTCCCGGAGGGGCCCGCCGATCTGGTTGCCCATTTCAGCGACTGGGCCGACCGCCGCATGCTGGACGGTCTGATCGCCCGGGATTTGGCGTCCATGCGGGTGCGCGACCGGATCGGCCTGGGTGTGCGGCTGCGTCTGGAGGCGGTGGCGCTTCACCGCGAGGCCGTGCGGCGCGCCGCGTCCTTCCTGGCCTTGCCGGAAAACGCGGGTCTGGGACTTCGGCTGGCCGGTGCGACGGCCAACGCCATCTGGTACGCCGCCGGGGATACGGCGACCGATTACAACTGGTACACCAAGCGCGGGCTTCTGGTCGGCGTTCTGGGAGCCACGACGCTCTATTGGTTGACGGACGAGTCCGAGGGGCATGCCGAGACCTGGCAGTTCCTCGACCGGCGCATCGACGACGTCATGCGCGTCGGCCGTGCGGTGTCCCGTCCGCCGCGACTGGACCGGTTGCCGGTCTATGTGCCGTCGCCGGCACGGTTCATCCGCCAGCTTCGCCGACGATTGCGCGATATGTGACGGGCAGGCGTTTCCCATGGTTCGGGGCCGTGGTCCAAAGACCGCGGTCCAAAGACGGCCGTCCCAACGCGTCGCGTGCGGCTGCCGGGCGCCTACTTCTTGCGGAAGGCGTCGAGCGCGACGACTTGGCCCCGCTTGGGCTCCTCGGGCTTGTCCTGTTCGGCCGTGTCGGCCCCGCTCGCGTCGGTCTTGCGGAGGTCGGCTTTGTCGGCCTGGGGTGCGGTCTCGGCGGAATCCGTATCCGCGTCGTCAGCCGGCTGGAATTGCAGGGCGAAATTGACCGAGGGGTCGGCGAAGGTGCTGATGGCGTCGAAGGGAATGACGATGCGCTCGCGCACGCCACCGAAGCTGAGCGTGACGGAGAACCCCTCATCGGTGACCTCCAGTCCGAAGAACTGGAACTGGAGGACGATGGTCATTTCGTTGGGGTACTGCGCGCGCAGATAGGCCGGGACTTCCACCCCGGGATGGTTCGTATTGAATGTAATGTAGAAGTGGTGGTCGCCGGGAAGGCCGTCCTTCGCCACCTGGGTCAATGCCTCGCGCATGACGTGCCGGAAGGCAGCGTCAATCATGCGGTCGTATCTCAGTCCTTCCGGAGACATTCCCCACCCACTTCGCGTTGCGCCGGGCCGGGTGACACGGCGCGAGTGGGGGGCTTCTGTTGCCCGGTGCCCCCCGAACCGCGCTATACGGCTGGTTTGCCTTAGCCCGCTAAGCGGGGTTAGGCGGCCATCCGAAGAGCAGGCGCCGTGTTGTCGTTGGCACCTATAGGATCGGCCCGATAACGGCGGAACCATGCCGGGCGAAAACTCCGCCTTTACTGCGCGCGTCGATCCTGTTTCGCCCCCACTGACCGGCCGAAGCCGGTTGAGTTGGTGGAGGCGCCGGGTACTGCCCCCGGGTCCGCTACGCCTATTCCACGAAGCGTTTATCGCCATAGTCCGGTGCGACCGGACGGATTGAATATAGGAGGGCTTTGGTCGTTGCGGAAGGCCCCCTCGCGGCCTACCGCCCCTTTATAATGCAACCCGCCGCCGAATGTCCGCCGGATCGGCCGTTCCGACCCGCATCAGGACCGGGTTGAGCCACTGGAGCACGCCGAAGGCCAGCAGCACCGCGCCGGCCACGGCGGTCAGCGTGGCGGCGCTGGCCACCCCGCCCAGCAGGCCGCCGGCAAGGCTGCCCAACGGCAGGCTGCACTGCGCCACCACGCGGCGGATGGCGAAGACGCGGCCCTGCTTGTCCGATGGCACCACGCTCTGCCAGATGGACTGGGAATGGGCGTTCATGAACGGGACGGCCAGTGCGGCAGAGGCGGCACCCGCCAGAACCACGGTGAAGCTTCCTTCGGCATAGGCGAGAAGGCCGGCACCCGCCAGGATCATCGGCACCACCAGCCCGCGGGCCAGCCGGGTCTTCAATCCGCCCCATGCGCTGACGGCGAGGCCGCCGGCAAGGCCGCCGACGGCCGTTGCCAGACCCAGGCGCGCCAGCGCGTCCTCGAACGACAGCCCTTGGGCGGCCCAGTCGGCGGCTGTGTCGAATTTCACCACCAGCACGCTCAGCACATTCGCCAAGGACGCGACGAAGTTCGCCATGGTGAAGCAGGCCAGAAGCCAGAACAGCGACGGCCGGGCCGCGATGTAGGTCCAGCCCATGGACACATCGGACCAGAACCGGTGCTGGCCCCGCTCCGGCTCCGGCGAGGGAATCCGTATCGCCAGCAAGGCCAATCCGGCCAGCAGGTAGATGACGGCGTGGATGGCGATGCCGAACGCCGCGCCGTCGGGTTGGCTTTCGAGGCCCATGGCCGTCCAACCCCGGTCCCGCAGCATCTGCGGCATTCCGAAGATCACGGCGCCCAGTGGCGGGCCGAGCAGCAGGCGCATGTACCAGGCGGTCTGCATCATGCCGTTGGCCCGCGGCAGCTGCGCCTTGGGCACGAGCGTGGCATAGGCGGTGTCCAGCGCCGCCGCGTGGAACGAGCCGACGAAGGCGTTGAGGGCGCTGAGGGTCACGATGGCGGCGAGACCGCCCGTGCCCGTGAGGACGGCCCAAGCCATGGCGGCGTTGACGACGGCGTTGCCGATGTCGGACAGCATCATCACCGTGCGCCGGTCGTACCGGTCGGTGATGGACCCGGCGAGCGGTGCGCTGAACACGCTCGCCACCAGGAACGCCATGTTCACGGCCGCGAGCGCCGCCGCCAAGTCGGCCTTTTGATGCTCGTCCGGGAACAGGGCGGTGGCGAGCCAGGCGTTCACGCAGAACAGCGTGATCCCGCTTCCCGCCATGGCGAAGACCTGGGTGGCCCAAAGGGCCAGGAAGGTGGAAAAGCGTTGCGGCGCCGGCTGCGCGGAGGATTGCCCCCCGTCGCACGACATGGGCGGTCCCCTTAAGCCGGCCGGCCCAGTGCCGTCATCAATTCGGTCCATTCGCGTTTGCTGAGGCCGCTGGACTCCACCGTCACGGCCTCGCCCGCCAGCATCCGCTTCACGACCGCCAGTCCGGTTGCGGACAGGCTCACTGCGCCCAGCCGGTACTCCTTGAACGCCTCGAACGTCAGCGGCACCCAGCGCGCGAGGGTGTCGATCATGACTTCGGCATAGGCGCGGATCTCGTACTGGGCGTGCGGATCGGCACGCAGCCGCAGGAAATGCATCAGGTTGTGCAGATCCGTCTTCCAGTACCACTGGGTATAGGTGTTCAGGGTCAGGTTCATGCGCGCCAGCTCGCGCGCCAAGCCCCTGCGGTCCGGGTCGATCAGGCTGCCATCCTCGCGGACGTTCAGCATCTCCTCGTAATGGTCGTACGTGCGCCCGGCATCCTCGCGCAGAAGATCGAGCACGCGAGCCGCCTCGTCGCCGGTCAGCACGTCGCCGCGGCCCTGGCGGTTCACCGACGATTGCGCCGCCAGATGCTCCGGCGTCGGGATGTAGAATTCCCGGTCCAGGATCGAATAGCGGGCCGAGTACTCGTTCACATTCGCGGTGCGGTGCCGGATCCACTGACGGGCCACGAAGATCGGCAGCTTCACATGGTACTTGATCTCGCACATCTCGAACGGGGTCGAGTGCCAGTGCCGCATCAGGTATTTGATCAGGCCGGCATCCTCGCTGACCTTCTTCGTGCCGCGGCCATAGGACACGCGCGCCGCCTGCACCACCGCGCCGTCGTCGCCCATGTAGTCGACGACTCGCACGAAGCCGTGGTCCAGCACCGGAATCGCCGTGTACAGCACCTCCTCCAGTGCCGGCACGGTCGGGCGGCGGGTCTCGTGCCGCTGCGCGCGGGCCTGGGCGATCTCCTCCGCCTGCTGGGAGGTCAAAGCGGCATTCGGGACGGTCGGTGTGCTCATGGCGGCGGGCTTCGCTGGCGAGTCCGGATCAGACCGCGAAGTTAAAGTGGGCGGCCCGGGAGCGCCATACGAATTGTAGTGGTTGGCCCCGTGGCACCACACAATCCCCAGTTCAGCCGGCCCCAGTTCCGCCGGCTTCCTTCAACAGGGTTTCCATGCACTCGGCCTCGGTCCCCTTGGCAAGGGCGGAGCCGTCCAGGCGGCCCTCCTCCCAGGCCGAGATGATGGAGGGGTGCACGTAACCGGACCGGCAGACGGCCGGTGTGTTGCCCAGCGCCCGCGAGACCTGCCGGATGGCGGCGGCGACCGCGCGCTTGGCGTGGGCCTTGTTCTGGGGCGGGGGCGTTTCGGCCAGCGCCGCGGCGCACAGGTGGGTGCCGGCCCAGGTACGGAAGTCCTTGGCCGTGAAATCGGCGCCCGTGATCTGCTTCAGATAGGCGTTCACATCCGCCGAACCGACGCCGCGCCGTTCGCCCTCGTCGTCCACGTATTGGAACAGGTGCTGCCCGGGGACGTCCTGGCAGGCCCGAACCACCTTGGCCACGCGACGATCGTTCAGGCCCACGTTCCAGAGCCTTCCGCTCTTGCCACGGAACTGGAAGCGCATCTCGGCCCCGTCGATGCGGACATGCCGGTCGCGCAGCGTGGTCAGCCCGAAGCTCTGGTTCTTGGTGTAATCGGCGTTGCCGACGCGGATCAGCGTCTGCTCCAAAAGCTTCACGATGGCGGCCAGCACCTTTTCCCGCGGCAGGCCGGGACGCTTGAGATCCGCTTCCACCCGTTCGCGGATCCGCGGCAGGGCGTGGGCAAAGGCGAGTATCCGTTCGAATTTGGCCGTGTCGCGCGCTTCGCGGAACCGGGCGTGATACTTGTACTGCTTGCGTCCCTCGGCATCGCGGCCCGTCGCCTGGATGTGCCCGTCGGCGTCAGCGCAGATCCAGACGTCCGTCCAGGCCGGTGGGATCGCCAGTGCCCGGATCCGCTCCAGCGTGGCCGCGTCCGTGACGCGGCCGCCCTTGGCATTCCAATACGTGAAGCCCTTGCCGGTGCGCCGGCGCGAGATGCCGGGCTCGTCGTCGTTCACATAGCGCAGGCCGGCGGCCTCGGCCGTCTCTTCCGGAGGTGGCGTTTCGGGGGCCGCCGGCACGGCGGAGGGGCTGGGGGCAACGGGAAGGTCGTGCAGGCGCGCGTCCATGCCGGTTGCAACGTGCGACCGTGCGGTTTGCTCCGCCCCCGTGATCCTGGGCCCCGTGATCCTGGGCCCCGTGATCCTGGGCCCCCGTGATCCCGGGGGAACCCGAACGCGACGCCCGTGCGCCCTATTGCACCACGATCCGCGGGGCCGGCCGGTGCGGTCCGCCCGCCACCTTCCCCCAGACCCGCGCGGCGATCGC
This region includes:
- a CDS encoding ClpXP protease specificity-enhancing factor SspB, with protein sequence MIDAAFRHVMREALTQVAKDGLPGDHHFYITFNTNHPGVEVPAYLRAQYPNEMTIVLQFQFFGLEVTDEGFSVTLSFGGVRERIVIPFDAISTFADPSVNFALQFQPADDADTDSAETAPQADKADLRKTDASGADTAEQDKPEEPKRGQVVALDAFRKK
- a CDS encoding MFS transporter yields the protein MSCDGGQSSAQPAPQRFSTFLALWATQVFAMAGSGITLFCVNAWLATALFPDEHQKADLAAALAAVNMAFLVASVFSAPLAGSITDRYDRRTVMMLSDIGNAVVNAAMAWAVLTGTGGLAAIVTLSALNAFVGSFHAAALDTAYATLVPKAQLPRANGMMQTAWYMRLLLGPPLGAVIFGMPQMLRDRGWTAMGLESQPDGAAFGIAIHAVIYLLAGLALLAIRIPSPEPERGQHRFWSDVSMGWTYIAARPSLFWLLACFTMANFVASLANVLSVLVVKFDTAADWAAQGLSFEDALARLGLATAVGGLAGGLAVSAWGGLKTRLARGLVVPMILAGAGLLAYAEGSFTVVLAGAASAALAVPFMNAHSQSIWQSVVPSDKQGRVFAIRRVVAQCSLPLGSLAGGLLGGVASAATLTAVAGAVLLAFGVLQWLNPVLMRVGTADPADIRRRVAL
- a CDS encoding COQ9 family protein; this translates as MHVQIYDAPDDLEAALLALKDRILLAALPDVPFDGWTRRGIQVGAEAVGVDPAEAAMAFPEGPADLVAHFSDWADRRMLDGLIARDLASMRVRDRIGLGVRLRLEAVALHREAVRRAASFLALPENAGLGLRLAGATANAIWYAAGDTATDYNWYTKRGLLVGVLGATTLYWLTDESEGHAETWQFLDRRIDDVMRVGRAVSRPPRLDRLPVYVPSPARFIRQLRRRLRDM
- a CDS encoding DNA topoisomerase IB — encoded protein: MDARLHDLPVAPSPSAVPAAPETPPPEETAEAAGLRYVNDDEPGISRRRTGKGFTYWNAKGGRVTDAATLERIRALAIPPAWTDVWICADADGHIQATGRDAEGRKQYKYHARFREARDTAKFERILAFAHALPRIRERVEADLKRPGLPREKVLAAIVKLLEQTLIRVGNADYTKNQSFGLTTLRDRHVRIDGAEMRFQFRGKSGRLWNVGLNDRRVAKVVRACQDVPGQHLFQYVDDEGERRGVGSADVNAYLKQITGADFTAKDFRTWAGTHLCAAALAETPPPQNKAHAKRAVAAAIRQVSRALGNTPAVCRSGYVHPSIISAWEEGRLDGSALAKGTEAECMETLLKEAGGTGAG
- the thyX gene encoding FAD-dependent thymidylate synthase; amino-acid sequence: MSTPTVPNAALTSQQAEEIAQARAQRHETRRPTVPALEEVLYTAIPVLDHGFVRVVDYMGDDGAVVQAARVSYGRGTKKVSEDAGLIKYLMRHWHSTPFEMCEIKYHVKLPIFVARQWIRHRTANVNEYSARYSILDREFYIPTPEHLAAQSSVNRQGRGDVLTGDEAARVLDLLREDAGRTYDHYEEMLNVREDGSLIDPDRRGLARELARMNLTLNTYTQWYWKTDLHNLMHFLRLRADPHAQYEIRAYAEVMIDTLARWVPLTFEAFKEYRLGAVSLSATGLAVVKRMLAGEAVTVESSGLSKREWTELMTALGRPA